A stretch of the Lactuca sativa cultivar Salinas chromosome 9, Lsat_Salinas_v11, whole genome shotgun sequence genome encodes the following:
- the LOC111912986 gene encoding extensin-2 has product MIEMAMAWPRLLFAFAICALATQVLADHDDHYVYASPPPPSYDYKSPPPPVKSPPPYYYKSPPPPVKSPPPLYYYKSPPPPTKSPPPSYYYKSPPPPTKSPPPHPYYYKSPPPLSRSPPPPYIYKSPPPPPPSPRTPYIYKSPPPPSPSPPPPPYIYKSPPPPSLSPPPPYVYKSPPPPSPSPPPPYIYKSPPPPSPSPPPPYVYKSPPPPSPSPPPPYIYKSPPPPSPSPPPPYVYKSPPPPSPSPPPPYIYKSPPPPSPSPPPPYVYKSPPPPSPSPPPPYIYKSPPPPSPSPPPPYVYKSPPPPSPSPPPPYIYKSPPPPSPSPPPPYVYKSPPPPSPSPPPPYIYKSPPPPSPSPPPPYVYKSPPPPSPSPPPPYIYKSPPPPSHSPPPPYVYKSPPPPSPSPPPPYIYKSPPPPSPSPPPPYVYKSPPPPSPSPPPPYIYKSPPPPSPSPPPPYVYKSPPPPSPSPPPPYIYKSPPPPSPSPPPPYVYNSPPPLSPSPPPPYIYKSPPPPSPSPPSPYVYKSPPPPSPSPAAPYIYKSPPPPSPSPPTPYIYKSPPYYV; this is encoded by the coding sequence ATGATAGAGATGGCCATGGCTTGGCCTCGATTACTCTTTGCTTTTGCAATATGTGCGTTGGCAACTCAAGTCCTGGCAGATCATGATGATCATTATGTTTATGCATCACCACCACCGCCGAGCTATGATTACAAGTCACCACCGCCGCCGGTCAAATCACCTCCACCGTATTATTACAAGTCACCTCCACCACCGGTAAAATCACCACCGCCACTGTATTATTACAAATCTCCTCCACCACCAACTAAATCACCACCACCTTCCTACTACTAtaagtcaccaccaccaccaacaaaaTCGCCCCCTCCCCATCCATACTACTACAAGTCTCCGCCACCACTCTCTAGGTCACCACCACCtccatatatttataaatcaccaccaccaccaccaccatctcctcgTACTCCCTACATCTACAAATCTcctccaccaccatcaccatcgccTCCTCCTCCTCCGTACATTTATAAATCCCCACCACCACCTTCACTTTCACCACCTCCTCCTTATGTTTACAAGTCACCTCCACCACCATCTCCATCACCGCCGCCTCCTTACATCTACAAGTCGCCGCCACCACCTTCACCGTCACCTCCCCCACCTTATGTATACAAATCTCCTCCCCCACCATCACCATCGCCTCCTCCACCGTACATTTACAAATCCCCACCGCCACCTTCACCTTCACCACCTCCTCCTTATGTTTACAAGTCACCTCCCCCACCGTCACCATCACCGCCTCCACCATACATTTACAAGTCGCCACCACCACCTTCACCCTCACCTCCCCCACCTTATGTATATAAATCTCCTCCTCCACCATCACCATCGCCTCCTCCCCCTTACATATACAAGTCGCCACCACCACCTTCACCCTCCCCACCACCACCTTATGTATACAAATCTCCACCCCCACCATCACCATCGCCTCCTCCTCCATACATTTACAAATCCCCACCGCCACCTTCACCTTCACCACCTCCGCCTTATGTTTACAAGTCACCTCCCCCACCGTCACCATCACCGCCTCCACCTTACATTTACAAGTCGCCGCCACCACCTTCACCCTCACCTCCCCCGCCATATGTTTACAAGTCACCTCCACCACCATCACCCTCACCGCCTCCTCCTTACATCTACAAGTCTCCACCACCACCTTCACACTCACCTCCCCCACCTTATGTATACAAATCTCCTCCTCCACCATCACCATCTCCTCCTCCTCCGTACATCTATAAATCCCCACCACCACCTTCACCCTCACCTCCCCCACCTTATGTATACAAATCTCCTCCTCCCCCATCACCATCGCCTCCTCCTCCATACATTTACAAATCCCCACCGCCACCTTCTCCCTCACCTCCGCCGCCTTACGTATACAAATCTCCTCCTCCACCATCACCATCGCCTCCTCCTCCATACATTTACAAATCGCCACCGCCACCTTCACCCTCACCTCCCCCACCTTATGTTTACAACTCACCTCCGCCACTGTCGCCATCACCGCCTCCTCCTTACATCTACAAATCGCCGCCGCCACCTTCACCCTCGCCTCCCTCACCTTATGTATACAAATCTCCTCCCCCACCATCACCATCGCCTGCTGCTCCGTACATTTACAAATCCCCACCGCCACCTTCACCTTCACCACCTACTCCTTACATATACAAGTCTCCACCATACTACGTCTAA